A genome region from Setaria italica strain Yugu1 chromosome III, Setaria_italica_v2.0, whole genome shotgun sequence includes the following:
- the LOC101777418 gene encoding B3 domain-containing protein LOC_Os12g40080 encodes MNKPSAVCKECIAHHYWHHMDDQKRFFKVMMGDFKNGVTIPRKFVVNIREHLSEELKLEAPDGKTYAVQVATEQNELVLRTGWPDFATAYELKFGDLLVFRNCKNSHFKVRLFDPSGCEKELSCVLMDGAPCVQERKVSHGDHTQSPTGKRMEIGSPSGSRKTSKMNPIDSPSQRRGHVPSARTKSPRHGVAKPPYILPRYTTLNDQQKNEVDKKVGAIESKIPIYVATMRNSNTARAFLEFAIDYATKYLPRENQTMRLRRPGPSKDDTWEALFRVKNRRYTLGRGWRHFVDDNKLKPGDICLFSLMKNTKNLTMDVHIIRKRSM; translated from the exons ATGAACAAACCTAGCGCAGTATGCAAGGAGTGCATCGCACACCATTATTGGCACCACATGGATGACCAGAAGCGTTTCTTCAAGGTTATGATGGGTGATTTCAAAAACGGAGTG ACCATACCAAGAAAGTTTGTGGTTAACATCAGAGAGCATTTATCTGAAGAACTCAAACTAGAGGCGCCAGATGGCAAAACATATGCCGTTCAGGTTGCCACGGAGCAGAACGAGTTGGTCCTTCGGACTGGATGGCCAGATTTTGCCACTGCTTATGAGCTTAAATTTGGTGACTTGTTAGTGTTCAGAAACTGTAAGAACTCCCACTTCAAAGTCCGACTCTTCGATCCAAGTGGTTGTGAGAAAGAGCTGTCTTGTGTTCTGATGGACGGCGCTCCTTGTGTGCAAGAAAGGAAAGTTTCTCACGGTGATCATACACAGTCACCAACAGGCAAAAGGATGGAAATTGGTAGCCCAAGTGGCAGTAGAAAAACTTCCAAGATGAACCCAATAGACTCTCCTTCACAGAGAAGAG GACATGTCCCTTCAGCAAGGACCAAGAGTCCTAGGCATGGAGTTGCTAAGCCTCCATACATCTTACCGCGATACACAACTCTGAATGATCAGCAGAAGAATGAAGTAGACAAGAAAGTTGGAGCTATTGAGTCCAAGATCCCCATTTATGTGGCCACTATGCGTAATAGCAATACTGCCCGCGCCTTTTTG GAATTCGCTATAGACTATGCAACAAAGTATCTTCCACGCGAGAACCAGACTATGAGGCTTCGCCGCCCGGGTCCCAGCAAGGACGATACATGGGAAGCTCTATTCCGGGTTAAGAACAGGAGGTACACCCTTGGTCGAGGCTGGAGGCACTTTGTGGATGACAACAAGCTGAAACCGGGCGACATCTGTCTCTTCAGCCTGATGAAAAACACGAAGAACCTGACGATGGACGTCCACATTATCCGAAAGAGATCGATGTAG
- the LOC101777824 gene encoding B3 domain-containing protein Os12g0592300, with the protein MMVDKRCESCRKWQEHYYWEHMDVTKIRFFKLMTGDFAKGISIPDKFAKNLNGIGCIDLKAPSGETWNIGLEKHADELFLMSRWEDFVKTHVLKENDLLIFTYSGNSSFDVLIFEASGCEKVSSLFGNRTAPDLHKHFDDMADRGKQAEHYALTDSKETTAPSQLAGFPHHASTSKKSGGRNPRKLPESPNSSNNHVKCDDIREEDSDEEYAKSKYCYTRIAERLSDEEKEEIISLASIRSDNPAFVTVLQMSHVRRKNNFLIFPNRFVADHFDCRLHEITLVRPNRKDKWCVKYYYARSAQGVRNYTFSKFVQENRLREGDICAFELMKGSRRVTMTVHAIRKVHGRFVLVG; encoded by the exons ATG ATGGTTGACAAGAGGTGTGAGAGCTGCAGGAAGTGGCAAGAACACTACTACTGGGAGCACATGGATGTAACCAAGATCCGCTTCTTCAAGCTCATGACAGGAGATTTTGCCAAGGGCATT AGCATACCAGATAAGTTTGCAAAGAATCTCAATGGGATCGGGTGTATTGACCTGAAAGCACCCAGCGGTGAAACATGGAACATCGGCTTAGAGAAGCATGCCGATGAGCTGTTCCTCATGTCTAGATGGGAGGATTTCGTCAAGACTCATGTACTGAAGGAGAATGACCTCCTTATCTTCACATACAGTGGCAACTCTTCCTTTGATGTCCTGATCTTTGAAGCGAGCGGCTGCGAGAAGGTTTCTTCTCTATTTGGCAACAGAACTGCTCCTGATCTGCACAAACATTTTGACGATATGGCTGATAGGGGTAAACAAGCTGAGCATTATGCCCTGACTGATTCTAAGGAGACTACTGCACCGTCTCAGCTGGCTGGGTTCCCTCATCATGCCTCTACTTCGAAGAAATCCGGTGGTAGGAATCCAA GGAAACTGCCTGAATCTCCAAACAGCAGCAACAATCATGTCAAGTGCGATGACATTCGAGAAGAGGATAGTGATGAAGAATATGCCAAATCCAAGTACTGCTACACAAGGATCGCTGAACGGCTAAGCGATGAGGAAAAGGAGGAAATAATCAGCTTGGCTTCAATCCGATCGGACAATCCTGCATTTGTGACCGTTCTGCAGATGAGCCATGTTCGACGCAAGAACAACTTTCTG ATCTTCCCCAATCGGTTTGTTGCTGATCACTTTGACTGTAGACTGCATGAGATCACGCTTGTCAGGCCGAATAGGAAAGACAAGTGGTGCGTCAAGTACTACTACGCGCGCAGCGCACAAGGTGTCCGGAACTACACCTTCTCCAAGTTTGTTCAGGAAAACAGGCTTCGCGAGGGCGACATCTGCGCCTTCGAGCTGATGAAAGGCTCGAGGAGGGTGACCATGACCGTCCATGCCATCAGGAAGGTCCACGGCCGGTTTGTTCTCGTGGGCTGA